One Rhodoferax ferrireducens T118 DNA segment encodes these proteins:
- a CDS encoding DnaJ C-terminal domain-containing protein, with protein sequence MAAQRDYYEVLGVARDADAKAIKDAFRDLALKYHPDRNKEAGAEERFKEIAEAYAILSDPTKRADYDARGFAGVAGFSREDLVGGIDFEDIFGGLNFGFGGGSPFESFFRRRPSGPARGADIEVEVTVPLERIVSGGEAQVRLKRPVTCPACHGTGESGGATPPKCEACHGSGRITHSRRDDKEHVLIQQITTCNACAGQGFTHVHPCPQCDGRGEIEQEESLTVKIPIGAEEGLALRIPGKGMPSPDTGGVAGDLFAVVRTQPDPRFERVGTDLLRQTTISVTDAVLGTSLTAPTLTGSVSVVVPPGTQPDAVLRLKQQGLPAFGEGPRGDMFLRIKVQVPQQLSTPERDLYEKLRALGTQLER encoded by the coding sequence GTGGCTGCGCAACGTGACTATTACGAGGTGCTGGGTGTTGCGCGAGACGCAGACGCGAAGGCAATCAAGGATGCTTTTCGCGACCTCGCCTTGAAATACCACCCGGACCGCAACAAGGAAGCCGGTGCCGAGGAACGGTTCAAGGAAATTGCCGAGGCCTATGCCATTCTGTCGGACCCGACGAAGCGCGCCGACTACGATGCCCGCGGCTTTGCCGGCGTGGCCGGCTTCAGCCGGGAGGACCTGGTTGGCGGCATTGATTTTGAAGACATTTTTGGCGGCTTGAATTTTGGTTTCGGCGGGGGCAGTCCCTTTGAGAGCTTCTTTCGTCGCCGCCCTTCCGGGCCCGCGCGCGGTGCCGACATCGAAGTAGAAGTCACTGTGCCGCTGGAGCGGATTGTGAGCGGCGGCGAGGCGCAAGTGCGTCTCAAACGCCCGGTCACTTGCCCGGCCTGCCATGGCACGGGCGAGTCCGGCGGGGCTACGCCGCCCAAATGCGAGGCTTGCCACGGCAGCGGGCGCATTACCCATAGTCGGCGCGACGACAAGGAGCATGTTCTCATCCAGCAAATCACAACTTGCAACGCCTGCGCGGGCCAGGGTTTCACCCATGTGCATCCGTGCCCCCAATGCGACGGGCGGGGCGAAATTGAGCAAGAAGAGTCTTTGACAGTGAAGATTCCCATCGGTGCCGAAGAAGGTCTGGCCCTGCGGATTCCCGGCAAAGGCATGCCAAGCCCCGATACCGGCGGTGTCGCCGGTGATTTGTTCGCGGTCGTGCGGACTCAACCCGATCCACGTTTCGAGCGCGTGGGCACCGACCTGCTGCGCCAGACAACCATCTCCGTGACAGACGCCGTTCTGGGTACGAGCCTGACGGCGCCAACGCTGACGGGTTCTGTCAGCGTGGTGGTGCCGCCCGGCACCCAGCCCGACGCGGTGCTGCGCCTGAAACAACAAGGCCTGCCCGCCTTCGGCGAGGGCCCGCGTGGCGACATGTTCTTGCGCATCAAGGTGCAAGTGCCACAGCAGCTGAGCACCCCGGAGCGCGACTTGTATGAAAAATTGCGTGCGTTGGGGACCCAATTGGAACGTTGA
- a CDS encoding SAM-dependent methyltransferase, with protein sequence MLFSMQNIVDAMQTRTGMSFAIGLPDGSHYRAGPGEPAFTMLFRSDAALLQAFTRGQIGLLESYFDQSVDVEGDFGAALAAGLLSGLDLHGKALITMENGLHELRYSNHSPAQAKANARAHYGLGEAFYRLWLDEPLMMYTCGYWFEGTQTLEQAQQRKIDHVCRKIRLARGERFVDIGCGFGGFMFRAWETLGAIGTGINTTTEQVDWLRSEITRRGLDNKLSVREADFRAADAQYDKVVSIGVLEHAGRDQLAAVIQAHADFLKPGGLGLLHFIGHVGPRETDLFIRKHVFPGGWIPGLSEVVVEMERCGLEVLDIENLRRHYALTLDEWARRFEAQWETIRALDPQRFDERFYRVWRTYLIGCAEMFRSPGGYTHLFQIVFSKGNVTPASFPMSRAYLYDA encoded by the coding sequence GTGCTCTTTTCCATGCAGAACATCGTCGACGCGATGCAGACCCGGACCGGGATGTCGTTTGCGATCGGGCTGCCCGATGGCAGCCACTACCGCGCCGGCCCGGGCGAGCCGGCGTTCACGATGCTGTTCCGCTCCGACGCCGCCTTGCTGCAGGCCTTCACACGCGGGCAAATCGGTCTGCTGGAGTCCTATTTCGACCAGAGCGTCGACGTCGAAGGCGATTTCGGCGCGGCGCTGGCGGCCGGCCTGCTCAGTGGCCTGGATCTGCACGGCAAGGCCTTGATCACCATGGAGAACGGCCTTCATGAGCTGCGCTATTCCAACCACAGCCCGGCGCAGGCCAAGGCCAATGCCCGTGCTCACTATGGCTTGGGAGAGGCGTTTTATCGACTCTGGCTCGACGAGCCGCTGATGATGTACACCTGCGGCTACTGGTTTGAGGGAACGCAGACACTGGAGCAGGCGCAACAGCGCAAGATCGACCATGTCTGCCGCAAGATCCGGCTCGCGCGTGGCGAGCGTTTTGTCGACATCGGCTGCGGCTTTGGCGGCTTCATGTTCCGGGCATGGGAAACGCTGGGCGCGATCGGCACCGGGATCAACACCACAACCGAACAAGTTGACTGGTTGCGCAGCGAAATCACGCGCCGCGGCCTGGATAACAAGCTCTCGGTGCGCGAGGCCGACTTCCGCGCGGCCGATGCCCAGTATGACAAGGTGGTGTCGATCGGCGTGCTCGAACATGCCGGGCGTGACCAGTTGGCCGCGGTGATCCAGGCACACGCCGACTTCCTGAAGCCCGGCGGGCTGGGCCTGCTGCATTTCATTGGCCACGTCGGACCGCGCGAGACCGACCTGTTCATCCGCAAGCACGTCTTTCCCGGCGGCTGGATTCCCGGCTTGTCCGAGGTAGTCGTCGAGATGGAGCGCTGCGGGCTCGAGGTGCTTGACATTGAAAACCTGCGCCGCCACTACGCCTTGACACTGGACGAGTGGGCCCGGCGTTTTGAGGCGCAATGGGAAACGATCCGGGCACTTGACCCGCAGCGTTTTGATGAACGCTTTTACCGGGTCTGGCGGACCTACCTGATAGGGTGCGCCGAAATGTTCCGCTCGCCAGGGGGTTACACCCATTTGTTCCAGATTGTCTTCAGCAAGGGCAACGTCACACCGGCCAGCTTCCCGATGAGCCGGGCGTACTTGTATGACGCCTGA
- the polX gene encoding DNA polymerase/3'-5' exonuclease PolX, producing the protein MPITNADVVAVFSEIADLLEIEGANPFRVRAYRNAARMLGELGRSVRTMVDRPEELDALPGIGPDLAGKIVEVVTTGSCALLQRLRKELPPVITELLKIPGLGPKRVRTLHRELGIETLAQLRQAAEQGRVQSVHGFGAKSERQILEATGRLLQQERRYKWADMEPVAQALLADLHATPGVHRAVAAGSLRRGRETVGDLDLLVTAENPGTVMDRLTASEDIQRVLEQGVTRSSVVLKSGLQVDLRAVAPASFGAAWLYFTGSKAHNIALRKLAQDKDLKLNEYGLYRGKQRIAGDTETAVYKALGLPFIEPELREDRGEIEAARSGALPRLLQLTDLRGDLHAHTKDSDGHDPIEAMAEAARAHRLHYLAITDHSKRLALVHGLDADGLSRQIDRIDEINASLRDFVLLKGVEVDILEDGSLDLPDAILGRLDLVVGAVHSGFDLSRDKQTDRLLRAMDHRCFSILAHPTGRLINERPPCDIDLPRVVRKARERGCFLELNAHPARLDLSDAACRIAKSEGVLVSINSDAHSRLQFDSLRFGVSQARRGWLETGDVLNTRTLGQLRSLLAATMARGVGQ; encoded by the coding sequence ATGCCCATTACCAATGCCGACGTAGTTGCTGTTTTCTCGGAAATCGCCGATCTCCTGGAAATCGAGGGCGCCAATCCATTTCGCGTCCGCGCCTACCGCAATGCCGCGCGCATGCTGGGCGAGTTGGGCCGCAGTGTCAGAACCATGGTCGACCGCCCGGAAGAACTTGACGCCCTGCCCGGCATTGGGCCTGACCTTGCAGGCAAGATTGTCGAAGTTGTCACCACCGGCAGCTGCGCGCTGCTGCAGCGACTGCGCAAAGAACTGCCGCCGGTCATTACCGAGTTGCTGAAAATTCCAGGGCTGGGCCCGAAGCGCGTGCGCACGCTGCACCGGGAGCTCGGTATTGAGACACTGGCACAGTTACGCCAGGCGGCCGAGCAAGGGCGCGTCCAGTCGGTCCATGGTTTTGGCGCCAAGAGTGAGCGGCAAATTCTGGAGGCCACCGGCCGCCTGCTGCAGCAAGAGCGCCGCTACAAGTGGGCCGATATGGAGCCGGTGGCGCAGGCGCTGCTGGCCGATCTGCACGCCACGCCAGGCGTGCACAGGGCGGTTGCGGCCGGCAGCCTGCGCCGGGGGCGCGAGACGGTAGGTGACCTCGACTTGCTCGTGACGGCCGAGAACCCTGGCACTGTCATGGATCGGCTGACAGCGAGTGAAGATATACAACGCGTATTGGAGCAAGGCGTGACGCGCAGCAGCGTCGTGCTCAAGAGTGGCCTGCAGGTCGATTTGCGCGCCGTGGCCCCGGCGAGTTTCGGTGCGGCGTGGCTTTACTTCACGGGGTCGAAGGCACACAACATCGCGCTTCGCAAACTGGCACAGGACAAAGACCTCAAACTCAACGAATACGGCCTGTATCGCGGCAAGCAGCGCATTGCAGGCGACACCGAAACTGCGGTGTACAAAGCGTTGGGTCTCCCTTTTATCGAACCGGAACTGCGCGAGGACCGTGGCGAGATCGAAGCGGCACGTAGCGGCGCCCTGCCCCGCTTGCTGCAACTGACCGATCTGCGTGGCGACTTGCATGCCCACACCAAAGACAGCGACGGTCACGACCCTATTGAAGCCATGGCCGAGGCCGCCCGCGCGCACCGTCTGCATTACCTGGCGATCACGGACCATTCGAAGCGTCTGGCCTTGGTGCACGGCCTGGACGCGGACGGGCTCTCGCGGCAGATCGACCGCATCGATGAAATCAATGCCAGTCTGCGTGACTTCGTCCTGCTCAAGGGCGTGGAAGTCGACATCCTGGAAGATGGCTCGCTCGACCTGCCTGATGCGATTCTGGGTCGCCTTGACCTCGTGGTGGGCGCTGTGCACAGTGGCTTCGATTTGTCCCGCGACAAGCAGACTGACCGGCTGCTGCGGGCCATGGACCACCGCTGTTTCAGCATTCTGGCGCATCCCACGGGGCGACTGATCAATGAGCGGCCACCCTGTGACATCGACCTGCCGCGCGTGGTCCGCAAGGCGCGCGAACGTGGCTGCTTTCTGGAACTCAATGCGCATCCGGCCCGGCTCGACCTGAGCGATGCCGCCTGCCGGATAGCCAAGAGTGAGGGCGTGCTCGTCAGCATCAACTCGGATGCGCACAGTCGCCTGCAATTTGACAGTTTGCGCTTCGGGGTCAGCCAGGCAAGACGCGGCTGGCTGGAAACCGGCGATGTGCTCAACACCCGGACGCTGGGTCAGTTGCGCTCCTTATTGGCTGCCACCATGGCTCGCGGCGTGGGCCAGTGA
- a CDS encoding nicotinate phosphoribosyltransferase, with product MTERTSLLLTDLYQLTMLQAYFDQGMADTAVFEFFVRKLPSGRNFLMAAGLEQVLDFLEDLRFTPAELDWLTGCGRFHRRFVDSLRDLRFTGEVQAMPEGTVFFADEPILRVVAPLPQAQLVETRIINLLQFQTMVASKAARVRLAAADKLLVDFGLRRAHGAEAGLLSARASYLAGFDGTSTVLAGMNWGIPLYGTMAHSFIQVHDGEVDAFEHFARSYPKACTLLINTFDTEAAARRLVPLAKKLAGEGITIQAVRLDSGDLAAHARQVRRILDEGGLPGISIFASGNLDEHRLAELVAAGAPINGFGVGTRMNTSADQPYLDCAYKLQEYAGLARRKQSEGKATWPGRKQVYRSYGADGLMTGDVLTTTDDVAPGEPLLVPVMRQGRRLANMPVLNAVREHAHAELARLPVPLRALAPATAPYCVTLAPPLRQLAEEVDRRIQADLIMRKSRCQQTA from the coding sequence ATGACGGAGCGCACCAGTCTCCTGCTCACCGATCTCTATCAGTTGACGATGCTGCAGGCCTACTTCGACCAGGGCATGGCCGACACAGCGGTGTTCGAGTTCTTCGTGCGCAAGCTGCCGTCCGGGCGCAACTTCCTGATGGCGGCGGGGCTGGAACAGGTACTCGATTTTCTGGAAGACCTGCGCTTCACCCCCGCGGAGCTGGATTGGCTAACCGGGTGCGGGCGCTTCCACCGCCGCTTTGTCGATTCGCTGCGCGACCTGCGCTTCACGGGCGAGGTGCAGGCGATGCCCGAGGGCACTGTATTCTTTGCTGACGAGCCTATTTTGCGCGTGGTCGCACCACTGCCCCAGGCTCAATTGGTTGAGACCCGGATCATCAACCTGCTGCAGTTTCAGACGATGGTGGCCTCGAAGGCAGCGCGTGTGCGCCTGGCCGCAGCGGACAAATTGCTGGTGGACTTTGGCCTGCGTCGTGCGCACGGGGCCGAGGCGGGCTTGCTGTCAGCCCGCGCCAGCTACCTGGCCGGCTTTGACGGCACATCCACCGTGCTGGCAGGCATGAACTGGGGCATTCCCCTTTACGGCACCATGGCTCACTCATTCATCCAGGTCCATGACGGGGAAGTTGATGCATTCGAGCATTTCGCCCGCTCGTACCCAAAGGCGTGCACCTTGCTGATCAACACCTTTGACACCGAGGCGGCCGCACGGCGCCTGGTGCCTTTGGCCAAAAAGCTGGCGGGTGAGGGCATCACCATTCAAGCGGTTCGGCTGGACAGCGGTGACCTGGCGGCGCACGCGCGCCAGGTGCGGCGCATTCTGGACGAAGGTGGTCTGCCCGGCATCAGCATTTTTGCCAGCGGCAACCTGGATGAACACAGGCTGGCCGAACTCGTCGCAGCCGGCGCGCCGATCAACGGCTTTGGCGTGGGCACCCGCATGAACACCTCGGCCGACCAACCTTATCTGGACTGCGCCTACAAGCTGCAGGAATACGCCGGGCTGGCCCGGCGCAAGCAGTCTGAGGGCAAAGCCACCTGGCCCGGGCGCAAGCAGGTGTACCGCAGCTACGGCGCTGACGGCCTCATGACGGGCGACGTGCTGACCACGACTGACGATGTCGCGCCGGGCGAGCCGCTGCTGGTGCCGGTGATGCGGCAAGGACGGCGGTTGGCGAACATGCCCGTGCTTAATGCGGTGCGCGAACACGCCCACGCCGAATTGGCCAGACTTCCTGTCCCTTTGCGTGCATTGGCACCGGCCACAGCACCTTACTGCGTGACCCTGGCGCCGCCGCTCAGGCAACTGGCCGAAGAGGTGGACAGGCGGATACAGGCCGATTTGATTATGCGCAAGTCTCGCTGCCAGCAAACAGCTTAA
- a CDS encoding Lon protease family protein, which translates to MIKPTELLPPLALETRQLHHACDPAQFGFQTTAELEALSELIGQTRATEAVRFGAGIRREGYNIFVLGPAGVGKRSMVGQFLAKKAEAEPKSSDWCYLNNFAQPHKPRAIRLPSGKGLELQQQMAQLVDYLRSAIPALFESEEYRAKAGAIQDEFTKRQESAFKELGEDAVKQQIVLLRTPGGFAFAPTQNQEVITPDEYEKLPQEEKDRIRQVIAELQERLEKILSHVPQWMKERGEQIKQLNRQTTRAVVTHVMDEQRTRFSDLPEIRTYLDLVQQDMIENADDFRNEEESANLSGLMVVTRKTFHRYQVNVLVSNGEHGGAPIVSEDNPTYSNLIGRVEHIAQLGALVTDFTLIKPGALHRANGGYLLLDVRKVLLQPFAWDALKRALQAREIRIESLGQMYSLVSTVSLEPEPMPLDVKIVLFGDRLFYYLLQQYDPDFSELFKVAADFEDRIERSAETHLLYARLIATLCAKEKLLPLDSGAVARVIEHSARLVGDAQRLSTHMRSIADLLQEADFWAREAGLAVATASNVQQAIDAQIRRQDRLRTQLQDAILRDTLLIDTQGAVVGQINGLSVLELGDFAFAQPTRITATTRLGQGEMINIEREVKLSGAIHSKGVLILSSFLAARYARNQPLSLTASLVFEQSYGQVEGDSASLAELCVLLSNLANAAVRQSLAVTGSVNQLGQVQAIGAVNEKIEGFFDICAARGLTGEQGVLIPGTNVKHLMLRRDVVAAAENGQFHIYAVDHVDQAMTILTGVPAGEAGADGQYPMESINRRVAARVAGLSALRKAFAHPSEEKKMDRSH; encoded by the coding sequence ATGATAAAGCCCACGGAACTTCTGCCCCCACTTGCGCTTGAAACCCGCCAGTTGCATCACGCGTGTGATCCGGCGCAATTTGGGTTCCAAACCACCGCGGAACTGGAGGCCTTAAGCGAATTGATTGGCCAGACCCGCGCCACAGAGGCCGTGCGCTTCGGCGCGGGCATCCGGCGTGAGGGCTACAACATCTTTGTCCTGGGGCCCGCTGGCGTGGGCAAACGCAGCATGGTGGGCCAGTTTCTGGCCAAAAAGGCAGAGGCCGAGCCCAAGTCGTCCGACTGGTGCTACCTCAACAACTTCGCGCAGCCGCACAAGCCCCGGGCCATCCGGCTGCCATCGGGCAAGGGCCTGGAATTGCAGCAGCAGATGGCGCAATTGGTTGACTACTTGCGCTCGGCCATTCCTGCCTTGTTTGAGAGTGAGGAATACCGGGCCAAGGCGGGGGCCATCCAGGATGAATTCACCAAACGGCAAGAGAGTGCTTTCAAGGAACTGGGTGAGGACGCTGTCAAGCAGCAGATCGTGCTGCTGCGCACGCCTGGCGGGTTTGCGTTTGCCCCCACCCAAAACCAGGAAGTGATCACGCCCGACGAGTACGAAAAACTGCCACAGGAAGAAAAAGACCGGATCAGGCAAGTGATCGCCGAGCTGCAGGAACGACTTGAAAAAATATTGAGCCACGTGCCCCAGTGGATGAAAGAGCGCGGCGAACAGATCAAGCAGCTTAACCGCCAGACCACGCGCGCCGTCGTCACGCATGTGATGGACGAACAGCGCACCCGATTCTCCGATCTGCCTGAAATCCGGACCTACCTCGACCTCGTGCAGCAGGACATGATTGAGAACGCCGACGACTTTCGCAATGAGGAGGAATCGGCCAATCTCTCTGGCTTGATGGTGGTCACCCGCAAAACCTTTCATCGCTACCAGGTGAATGTGCTGGTCAGCAACGGTGAGCACGGCGGCGCCCCGATCGTGAGCGAGGACAACCCGACCTACAGCAACTTGATCGGTCGGGTCGAGCACATTGCCCAACTGGGCGCGCTGGTGACCGACTTCACCCTGATCAAACCGGGTGCGCTGCACCGCGCCAATGGCGGCTACCTGCTGCTCGACGTGCGCAAAGTGCTGCTGCAACCGTTTGCGTGGGACGCCCTGAAGCGCGCCCTGCAGGCGCGCGAGATCCGCATCGAATCGCTCGGGCAGATGTACAGCCTGGTGAGCACCGTCTCGCTGGAGCCGGAGCCGATGCCGCTGGATGTCAAGATTGTGCTGTTTGGCGATCGCCTGTTTTATTACCTGCTGCAGCAATACGACCCCGACTTTTCTGAACTGTTCAAGGTGGCGGCCGACTTCGAGGACCGCATCGAGCGCAGTGCCGAGACCCATCTGCTCTATGCCCGTTTGATCGCCACGCTCTGCGCGAAAGAAAAATTGTTACCACTCGACAGCGGCGCCGTCGCGCGGGTGATTGAGCACAGTGCGCGACTGGTCGGCGATGCGCAGCGCCTGTCTACCCATATGCGAAGCATTGCGGATTTGCTGCAGGAGGCCGATTTCTGGGCGCGCGAGGCGGGTCTGGCGGTGGCAACGGCAAGCAACGTGCAGCAAGCCATTGACGCTCAAATTCGTCGGCAAGACCGGCTGCGCACCCAGTTGCAGGACGCGATTCTGCGCGACACCTTATTGATCGACACGCAAGGGGCAGTAGTGGGCCAGATCAACGGCCTGTCGGTGCTCGAACTGGGGGACTTTGCCTTTGCCCAGCCGACCCGCATTACCGCCACCACTCGCCTGGGTCAGGGGGAAATGATCAACATTGAGCGCGAAGTCAAGCTCTCCGGCGCCATCCACTCCAAGGGGGTGCTGATTCTTTCCTCATTTCTGGCCGCCCGCTACGCGCGCAACCAGCCTTTGTCTTTGACTGCCAGCCTGGTGTTTGAGCAGTCCTATGGCCAGGTCGAGGGCGACAGCGCATCCTTGGCCGAACTGTGTGTGCTGCTGTCCAACCTGGCCAACGCGGCGGTGCGGCAATCCCTGGCGGTGACGGGTTCGGTCAATCAGTTAGGCCAGGTGCAGGCGATTGGGGCCGTCAACGAAAAAATCGAGGGTTTTTTTGACATTTGCGCGGCGCGCGGATTGACCGGTGAGCAGGGGGTGTTGATACCCGGCACCAACGTCAAGCACTTGATGCTGCGCCGCGATGTGGTCGCGGCAGCAGAGAATGGGCAGTTCCACATCTACGCGGTTGACCATGTGGATCAGGCGATGACGATTCTTACCGGCGTGCCGGCGGGAGAGGCGGGGGCAGACGGTCAATACCCGATGGAGAGCATCAATCGCCGGGTCGCGGCGCGGGTGGCTGGACTCAGCGCCTTGCGCAAAGCGTTTGCCCACCCGTCGGAAGAGAAAAAAATGGACCGGAGCCATTGA
- a CDS encoding FAD-binding protein — MTPEALAHARRRAELLATMQSGKASSGAPLGLGKRSSNLFRDRHEGAKRRLDLSAFCHVLDIDTAGGWVDVEGLTSYEELVAQTLRRGLMPAVVPQLKTITVGGAAAGVGIEATAHQHGLVHDTLLELDVLLPGGEVLHCTPDNEHRDLFFGFPNSYGTLGYALRLRLRTLPVKPYVKVEHLQFNAPGAFFINLAAHCQGHADFVDGVVFGPQQQVINRACFVDAAPWLSDYRFEHIYYRSLLDKPVDYLTVQDYIWRWDTDWFWCSKNLYAQHPLVRRLLGRARLNSRFYTRVMRWNARWGLTRRLARWRGRFTESVVQDVDIPMAAAPDFLAFLLREIGILPIWICPVRGPAPNARFTLFPLAPDSLYVNFGFWDVVETAHACEPGHFNRLVEREVMRLGGIKSLYSDSYFTPQEFAQAYGLSHYQALKARYDPSGRMLGLYEKCVLRA, encoded by the coding sequence ATGACGCCTGAAGCCTTGGCCCATGCCCGGCGCCGGGCCGAACTGCTTGCCACCATGCAATCCGGCAAAGCGAGCAGCGGGGCGCCGCTCGGTCTCGGAAAACGCAGCTCCAACCTGTTTCGGGACCGCCACGAGGGCGCCAAACGCCGGCTCGACCTGAGCGCCTTCTGCCATGTGCTCGACATCGACACGGCAGGCGGCTGGGTCGATGTCGAAGGCCTGACGAGCTATGAGGAACTGGTCGCGCAAACCCTGCGCCGCGGTCTCATGCCGGCGGTGGTGCCACAGCTCAAGACCATTACCGTGGGCGGTGCGGCCGCCGGCGTCGGCATCGAAGCCACCGCGCATCAACACGGCCTGGTCCACGACACCCTGCTGGAACTCGACGTCTTGCTGCCAGGCGGCGAGGTCTTGCACTGCACGCCCGACAACGAGCACCGCGACCTGTTCTTCGGTTTTCCCAATTCCTACGGCACACTGGGCTATGCGCTGCGCCTGCGCTTGCGCACCTTGCCGGTCAAGCCATACGTCAAGGTAGAACATTTGCAGTTTAACGCGCCGGGCGCGTTTTTCATCAACCTCGCCGCGCACTGCCAGGGCCATGCTGACTTTGTCGATGGCGTGGTGTTCGGGCCGCAGCAGCAGGTGATTAACCGGGCCTGTTTCGTTGATGCCGCACCCTGGCTCAGTGACTACCGCTTCGAGCACATCTACTACCGTTCACTACTGGACAAGCCAGTCGATTACCTGACGGTGCAGGACTATATCTGGCGCTGGGACACCGACTGGTTCTGGTGCTCGAAGAACCTGTACGCGCAGCACCCGCTGGTGCGGCGACTGCTTGGCAGGGCCAGGCTCAATTCACGTTTCTATACCCGCGTCATGCGCTGGAACGCCCGCTGGGGCCTGACGCGCCGGCTGGCCCGCTGGCGCGGCCGCTTTACCGAATCCGTCGTCCAGGACGTCGATATCCCGATGGCTGCTGCGCCCGATTTCCTCGCCTTTCTGTTGCGCGAGATCGGCATCCTGCCGATCTGGATCTGCCCGGTGCGTGGGCCTGCTCCCAATGCAAGATTCACCCTGTTTCCCCTGGCACCCGACAGCCTTTATGTGAACTTCGGATTCTGGGACGTGGTCGAAACTGCACACGCCTGCGAGCCGGGCCACTTCAACCGGCTGGTGGAGCGCGAAGTGATGCGGCTGGGCGGCATCAAGTCGCTCTACTCGGACAGCTACTTCACACCGCAAGAGTTTGCGCAGGCCTACGGACTGTCGCACTATCAGGCGCTCAAGGCCAGGTACGACCCGAGCGGGCGCATGCTGGGCTTGTACGAGAAATGCGTGCTGCGCGCGTGA
- a CDS encoding nicotinamidase, with protein MSSHTHPISLQTGDALLIVDVQSDFLPGGSLAVPRGDEVIAVLNGYLAAFQQARLPVLATRDWHPSKHCSFLPQGGPWPPHCVAGSTGANLAPGLKLPADVIVISKATDRSRDAYSGFEGTELDRLLREAGVRRLFIGGLATDYCVLNTVGDALKLGYQTVLLQDAVRAVDVHPGDGARAMGQMLERGAMAVTLKQIRVVSP; from the coding sequence ATGTCGAGTCATACGCACCCCATTTCACTGCAAACCGGCGATGCACTGCTGATCGTTGACGTTCAATCAGATTTCCTCCCCGGCGGCAGTCTGGCGGTGCCCCGGGGTGATGAGGTGATCGCTGTGCTCAATGGCTATCTGGCCGCATTCCAGCAGGCCAGGCTACCAGTGCTGGCCACGCGCGACTGGCACCCGAGCAAGCATTGCTCCTTCCTGCCGCAAGGCGGGCCGTGGCCGCCGCATTGCGTGGCAGGCAGCACGGGGGCCAACCTTGCGCCGGGGCTCAAGCTGCCGGCTGATGTCATCGTGATTTCCAAGGCCACAGACCGCAGCCGTGATGCCTATTCAGGATTCGAAGGCACCGAACTCGACCGTTTATTGCGCGAAGCCGGGGTCAGGCGTCTCTTCATTGGCGGTCTGGCGACTGACTATTGCGTGCTCAATACGGTGGGTGACGCCTTGAAACTGGGCTATCAAACGGTCTTGCTGCAAGACGCGGTCCGCGCGGTGGATGTGCATCCGGGTGACGGCGCGCGTGCTATGGGCCAAATGCTGGAAAGAGGCGCCATGGCCGTGACCTTGAAACAAATCAGGGTGGTATCACCATGA